A stretch of DNA from Meiothermus cerbereus DSM 11376:
GGGAAGGGCACCGTACCGCCCGCACGGTAACCGATCTGTGGCGCCTGACCACCCACCCTTTCAATCGCTCGAAGGATCATCTGGTCGAGCTCGAGGGTACTCACCCCAGGGCGGATATGGGGCTCCACCTCGGCAAAAATGGCGGTATGAAGCTGACCTGTTTTGGTCATCTTCTCAATTTCCCAGGGCGATTTTATGTGGATAGCCATATGAGATTCCCCAGCAAAACAGCCCTAAGGCTTAAGAGGCCCGAACGCCGAGCGCCTCCTGAATAGCCTGGTACACCTCGTCCACCCTGCCCAACCCGTTGATTTCCTTGAGATATCCGGTCTTTTGGTAGTAGTCCACCAGAGGCTGGGTTTTCTGGCGGTACTCCACCATGCGGGCCCGAATGGTGTTTTCGTTATCGTCCGAACGGCCCTCTTCCAGGGCCCGCCCCAAAAGCCTGCGAACCAGCTCTTCTTCCGGCGCCGTTACAAGCAGCACACCCAGGAGGCGAATCTTGCGTTCGGCCAGCAATCGGTCGAGGGCCTCAGCCTGAGCTAGGGTACGGGGAAACCCGTCAAAAATGACCCTGGGGTCAGACATTTCGGCCAGCTCTTCAGCAATCAGGCCCAGAATAATCTCGTCAGGCACTAGCTTTCCAGCCTCCATCAAAGGCTTGGCTTGCTGCCCCAGTTCGGTACCTCTGGCCACGTGACTACGGAGGATATCACCTGTAGATAGCTGGCGAAACCCCATCTCATTCGCCAAGCGCTTGGCCTGGGTACCCTTGCCCGCCCCCGGGGGGCCCAAAAAAATCACCGCCTCTGCCACCACCAACCTCCTTATCGCGGCTCACTATTGAAGACCGCTCTATACCGGATTCGACAGGATCATCTTCGGCTCACAGGCCAGCATCAGCGCGTGCGACCCCGCAGGCGCCCCTTGGACAAAAAGCCCTCGTAGTTGCGCATCTGCAGCTGAGCCTCGATCTGGCGCAAGGTATCTAAGGCCACGCCCACCACAATCAGCAAGCTGATGCCCGAAAAGTGGAAGGCCAGGGTGGTCACCCCCGTTACGCTTTGCATAATGGTGGGCAAAGCCGCCACAACGCCCAGGAAGATGGCGCCCCACAGGGTCAATCGGGAGACAATGTGCTCCAAGAACTTTACCGTGGGTTCGCCTGGGCGAATACCCGGAATAAACCCGCCATACTCGCGCAGGTTTTCCGAGATGCGGCGGGGGTCAAACTGCACCGCCGTGTACACGTAGGTAAAGCCAATAATCAGCAGCACCTCGATCAGCAAGCCAGGGAAGCGGTTGGGGGTAAAGAAATTGGCAATGGCCTGAGCCACCGTGGAATCGGGGAAGACCCCGGTAATAAAGAGCGGAAGCTGAAGCAACGCTGCCGCGAAAATAATGGGGATAACCCCAGCCGCGTTGAGCTTGATGGGGATATAGGTGGCCTGACCACCAAACATTTTCCGGCCCACCTGCTTGCGGGCATATTGTACCGGAATACGGCGTTCTGCCTGCTGGACAGCCGCCATTACACCGAAAGCCAGTACAATAAAGGCCAAAAAGATCAGTAGCGCAATCAGGTTAACCTCACCAGTACGCACCAGACCAAA
This window harbors:
- a CDS encoding adenylate kinase; protein product: MVVAEAVIFLGPPGAGKGTQAKRLANEMGFRQLSTGDILRSHVARGTELGQQAKPLMEAGKLVPDEIILGLIAEELAEMSDPRVIFDGFPRTLAQAEALDRLLAERKIRLLGVLLVTAPEEELVRRLLGRALEEGRSDDNENTIRARMVEYRQKTQPLVDYYQKTGYLKEINGLGRVDEVYQAIQEALGVRAS
- the secY gene encoding preprotein translocase subunit SecY, which translates into the protein MLAAFRSAIIIPELRKRILFTLLVLALYRLGTFIPTPGVDISKIREFLGTQAGSALGLINLFSGGNFEQFSIFALGIMPYITAAIIMQLLVTVIPSLEKLQKEGEEGRRIITQYTRIAGIALGAVQGLFLATAFLGSNNGAFLLPGWEPGFFFYFVVVITQIAGIALLLWMAERITEYGIGNGTSMVIFAGIVASWLPQLGRTFGLVRTGEVNLIALLIFLAFIVLAFGVMAAVQQAERRIPVQYARKQVGRKMFGGQATYIPIKLNAAGVIPIIFAAALLQLPLFITGVFPDSTVAQAIANFFTPNRFPGLLIEVLLIIGFTYVYTAVQFDPRRISENLREYGGFIPGIRPGEPTVKFLEHIVSRLTLWGAIFLGVVAALPTIMQSVTGVTTLAFHFSGISLLIVVGVALDTLRQIEAQLQMRNYEGFLSKGRLRGRTR